A region from the Canis lupus dingo isolate Sandy chromosome X, ASM325472v2, whole genome shotgun sequence genome encodes:
- the PORCN gene encoding protein-serine O-palmitoleoyltransferase porcupine isoform X1 — translation MATFSRQEFFQQLLQGCLLPTAQQGLDQIWLLLAICLACRLLWRLGLPSYLKHASTVAGGFFSLYHFFQLHMVWVVLLSLLCYLVLFLCRHSSHRGVFLSVTILIYLLMGEMHMVDTVTWHKMRGAQMIVAMKAVSLGFDLDRGEVGAVPSPMEFMGYLYFVGTIVFGPWISFHSYLQAVQGRPLSRRWLQKVARSLALALLCLVLSTCVGPYLFPYFIPLDGDRLLRNKKRKARGTMVRWLRAYESAVSFHFSNYFVGFLSEATATLAGAGFTEEKDHLEWDLTVSKPLNVELPRSMVEVVTSWNLPMSYWLNNYVFKNALRLGTFSAVLVTYAASALLHGFSFHLAAVLLSLAFITYVEHVLRKRLARILSACVLSKRCPPNCSHQHRLGLGVRVLNLLFGALAIFHLAYLGSLFDVDVDDTTEEQGYGMAYTVHKWSELSWASHWVTFGCWIFYRLIG, via the exons ATGGCCACCTTCAGCCGCCAGGAATTCTTCCAGCAACTGCTACAGGGCTGTCTCCTGCCTACTGCCCAGCAGGGCCTTGACCAGATCTGGCTGCTCCTTGCCATCTGCCTCGCATGCCGCCTCCTCTGGAGGCTTG GGTTGCCGTCCTACCTGAAGCATGCGAGCACCGTGGCAGGTGGATTCTTTAGCCTCTACCACTTCTTCCAGCTGCACATGGTTTGGGTCGTGCTGCTCAGCCTCCTGTGCTACCTCGTGCTGTTCCTCTGCCGACATTCCTCCCATCGAGGCGTCTTCCTCTCCGTCACCATCCTCATCTACCTGCTCATGGG tgagATGCACATGGTGGATACCGTGACATGGCACAAGATGAGAG GGGCCCAGATGATCGTGGCCATGAAGGCGGTGTCTCTGGGCTTCGACCTGGACCGGGGCGAGGTGGGTGCGGTGCCCTCGCCCATGGAGTTCATGGGCTACCTCTACTTCGTGGGCACCATCGTCTTTGGGCCCTGGATATCCTTCCACAGCTACCTGCAGGCTGTCCAAGGCCGCCCACTG AGCCGCCGCTGGCTGCAGAAGGTGGCCCGGAGCCTGGCGCTGGCCCTGCTGTGCCTTGTGCTGTCCACCTGTGTGGGCCCCTACCTCTTCCCATACTTCATCCCCCTCGACGGTGACCGCCTCCTTCGCAA CAAGAAACGCAAAGCCAG GGGCACCATGGTAAG GTGGCTGCGAGCCTACGAGAGTGCTGTCTCCTTCCACTTCAGCAACTATTTTGTGGGCTTTCTGTCCGAGGCCACGGCCACGTTGGCAGGGGCTGGCTTCACCGAGGAGAAGGATCACCTGGAatg GGACCTGACGGTATCCAAGCCACTGAACGTGGAGCTGCCCCGGTCCATGGTGGAAGTTGTCACAAGCTGGAACCTACCCATGTCTTATTGGCTAAATAACT ATGTTTTCAAGAATGCTCTACGCCTGGGGACCTTCTCAGCCGTGCTGGTCACCTACGCAGCCAGTGCCCTCCTGCAC GGCTTCAGCTTCCATTTGGCTGCGGTGCTGCTGTCCCTGGCATTTATCACTTATGTGGAACATG TCCTCCGGAAGCGCCTGGCTCGGATCCTCAGTGCCTGCGTCTTGTCGAAACGATGCCCACCGAACTGTTCGCACCAGCATCGCTTG GGCCTGGGGGTACGAGTCTTAAACCTGCTCTTTGGGGCCCTGGCCATCTTCCACCTGGCCTACCTGGGCTCCCTGTTTGATGTCGATGTGGATGACACCACAGAGGAGCAG GGCTACGGCATGGCATACACTGTCCACAAGTGGTCAGAGCTCAGCTGGGCCAGTCACTGGGTCACTTTTGGATGTTGGATCTTCTATCGTCTCATAGGCTGA
- the PORCN gene encoding protein-serine O-palmitoleoyltransferase porcupine isoform X4, with protein MATFSRQEFFQQLLQGCLLPTAQQGLDQIWLLLAICLACRLLWRLGLPSYLKHASTVAGGFFSLYHFFQLHMVWVVLLSLLCYLVLFLCRHSSHRGVFLSVTILIYLLMGEMHMVDTVTWHKMRGAQMIVAMKAVSLGFDLDRGEVGAVPSPMEFMGYLYFVGTIVFGPWISFHSYLQAVQGRPLSRRWLQKVARSLALALLCLVLSTCVGPYLFPYFIPLDGDRLLRNKKRKARGTMVRWLRAYESAVSFHFSNYFVGFLSEATATLAGAGFTEEKDHLEWDLTVSKPLNVELPRSMVEVVTSWNLPMSYWLNNYVFKNALRLGTFSAVLVTYAASALLHGFSFHLAAVLLSLAFITYVEHVLRKRLARILSACVLSKRCPPNCSHQHRLGYGMAYTVHKWSELSWASHWVTFGCWIFYRLIG; from the exons ATGGCCACCTTCAGCCGCCAGGAATTCTTCCAGCAACTGCTACAGGGCTGTCTCCTGCCTACTGCCCAGCAGGGCCTTGACCAGATCTGGCTGCTCCTTGCCATCTGCCTCGCATGCCGCCTCCTCTGGAGGCTTG GGTTGCCGTCCTACCTGAAGCATGCGAGCACCGTGGCAGGTGGATTCTTTAGCCTCTACCACTTCTTCCAGCTGCACATGGTTTGGGTCGTGCTGCTCAGCCTCCTGTGCTACCTCGTGCTGTTCCTCTGCCGACATTCCTCCCATCGAGGCGTCTTCCTCTCCGTCACCATCCTCATCTACCTGCTCATGGG tgagATGCACATGGTGGATACCGTGACATGGCACAAGATGAGAG GGGCCCAGATGATCGTGGCCATGAAGGCGGTGTCTCTGGGCTTCGACCTGGACCGGGGCGAGGTGGGTGCGGTGCCCTCGCCCATGGAGTTCATGGGCTACCTCTACTTCGTGGGCACCATCGTCTTTGGGCCCTGGATATCCTTCCACAGCTACCTGCAGGCTGTCCAAGGCCGCCCACTG AGCCGCCGCTGGCTGCAGAAGGTGGCCCGGAGCCTGGCGCTGGCCCTGCTGTGCCTTGTGCTGTCCACCTGTGTGGGCCCCTACCTCTTCCCATACTTCATCCCCCTCGACGGTGACCGCCTCCTTCGCAA CAAGAAACGCAAAGCCAG GGGCACCATGGTAAG GTGGCTGCGAGCCTACGAGAGTGCTGTCTCCTTCCACTTCAGCAACTATTTTGTGGGCTTTCTGTCCGAGGCCACGGCCACGTTGGCAGGGGCTGGCTTCACCGAGGAGAAGGATCACCTGGAatg GGACCTGACGGTATCCAAGCCACTGAACGTGGAGCTGCCCCGGTCCATGGTGGAAGTTGTCACAAGCTGGAACCTACCCATGTCTTATTGGCTAAATAACT ATGTTTTCAAGAATGCTCTACGCCTGGGGACCTTCTCAGCCGTGCTGGTCACCTACGCAGCCAGTGCCCTCCTGCAC GGCTTCAGCTTCCATTTGGCTGCGGTGCTGCTGTCCCTGGCATTTATCACTTATGTGGAACATG TCCTCCGGAAGCGCCTGGCTCGGATCCTCAGTGCCTGCGTCTTGTCGAAACGATGCCCACCGAACTGTTCGCACCAGCATCGCTTG GGCTACGGCATGGCATACACTGTCCACAAGTGGTCAGAGCTCAGCTGGGCCAGTCACTGGGTCACTTTTGGATGTTGGATCTTCTATCGTCTCATAGGCTGA
- the PORCN gene encoding protein-serine O-palmitoleoyltransferase porcupine isoform X2, producing MATFSRQEFFQQLLQGCLLPTAQQGLDQIWLLLAICLACRLLWRLGLPSYLKHASTVAGGFFSLYHFFQLHMVWVVLLSLLCYLVLFLCRHSSHRGVFLSVTILIYLLMGEMHMVDTVTWHKMRGAQMIVAMKAVSLGFDLDRGEVGAVPSPMEFMGYLYFVGTIVFGPWISFHSYLQAVQGRPLSRRWLQKVARSLALALLCLVLSTCVGPYLFPYFIPLDGDRLLRNKKRKARWLRAYESAVSFHFSNYFVGFLSEATATLAGAGFTEEKDHLEWDLTVSKPLNVELPRSMVEVVTSWNLPMSYWLNNYVFKNALRLGTFSAVLVTYAASALLHGFSFHLAAVLLSLAFITYVEHVLRKRLARILSACVLSKRCPPNCSHQHRLGLGVRVLNLLFGALAIFHLAYLGSLFDVDVDDTTEEQGYGMAYTVHKWSELSWASHWVTFGCWIFYRLIG from the exons ATGGCCACCTTCAGCCGCCAGGAATTCTTCCAGCAACTGCTACAGGGCTGTCTCCTGCCTACTGCCCAGCAGGGCCTTGACCAGATCTGGCTGCTCCTTGCCATCTGCCTCGCATGCCGCCTCCTCTGGAGGCTTG GGTTGCCGTCCTACCTGAAGCATGCGAGCACCGTGGCAGGTGGATTCTTTAGCCTCTACCACTTCTTCCAGCTGCACATGGTTTGGGTCGTGCTGCTCAGCCTCCTGTGCTACCTCGTGCTGTTCCTCTGCCGACATTCCTCCCATCGAGGCGTCTTCCTCTCCGTCACCATCCTCATCTACCTGCTCATGGG tgagATGCACATGGTGGATACCGTGACATGGCACAAGATGAGAG GGGCCCAGATGATCGTGGCCATGAAGGCGGTGTCTCTGGGCTTCGACCTGGACCGGGGCGAGGTGGGTGCGGTGCCCTCGCCCATGGAGTTCATGGGCTACCTCTACTTCGTGGGCACCATCGTCTTTGGGCCCTGGATATCCTTCCACAGCTACCTGCAGGCTGTCCAAGGCCGCCCACTG AGCCGCCGCTGGCTGCAGAAGGTGGCCCGGAGCCTGGCGCTGGCCCTGCTGTGCCTTGTGCTGTCCACCTGTGTGGGCCCCTACCTCTTCCCATACTTCATCCCCCTCGACGGTGACCGCCTCCTTCGCAA CAAGAAACGCAAAGCCAG GTGGCTGCGAGCCTACGAGAGTGCTGTCTCCTTCCACTTCAGCAACTATTTTGTGGGCTTTCTGTCCGAGGCCACGGCCACGTTGGCAGGGGCTGGCTTCACCGAGGAGAAGGATCACCTGGAatg GGACCTGACGGTATCCAAGCCACTGAACGTGGAGCTGCCCCGGTCCATGGTGGAAGTTGTCACAAGCTGGAACCTACCCATGTCTTATTGGCTAAATAACT ATGTTTTCAAGAATGCTCTACGCCTGGGGACCTTCTCAGCCGTGCTGGTCACCTACGCAGCCAGTGCCCTCCTGCAC GGCTTCAGCTTCCATTTGGCTGCGGTGCTGCTGTCCCTGGCATTTATCACTTATGTGGAACATG TCCTCCGGAAGCGCCTGGCTCGGATCCTCAGTGCCTGCGTCTTGTCGAAACGATGCCCACCGAACTGTTCGCACCAGCATCGCTTG GGCCTGGGGGTACGAGTCTTAAACCTGCTCTTTGGGGCCCTGGCCATCTTCCACCTGGCCTACCTGGGCTCCCTGTTTGATGTCGATGTGGATGACACCACAGAGGAGCAG GGCTACGGCATGGCATACACTGTCCACAAGTGGTCAGAGCTCAGCTGGGCCAGTCACTGGGTCACTTTTGGATGTTGGATCTTCTATCGTCTCATAGGCTGA
- the PORCN gene encoding protein-serine O-palmitoleoyltransferase porcupine isoform X5: MATFSRQEFFQQLLQGCLLPTAQQGLDQIWLLLAICLACRLLWRLGLPSYLKHASTVAGGFFSLYHFFQLHMVWVVLLSLLCYLVLFLCRHSSHRGVFLSVTILIYLLMGEMHMVDTVTWHKMRGAQMIVAMKAVSLGFDLDRGEVGAVPSPMEFMGYLYFVGTIVFGPWISFHSYLQAVQGRPLSRRWLQKVARSLALALLCLVLSTCVGPYLFPYFIPLDGDRLLRNKKRKARDLTVSKPLNVELPRSMVEVVTSWNLPMSYWLNNYVFKNALRLGTFSAVLVTYAASALLHGFSFHLAAVLLSLAFITYVEHVLRKRLARILSACVLSKRCPPNCSHQHRLGLGVRVLNLLFGALAIFHLAYLGSLFDVDVDDTTEEQGYGMAYTVHKWSELSWASHWVTFGCWIFYRLIG, encoded by the exons ATGGCCACCTTCAGCCGCCAGGAATTCTTCCAGCAACTGCTACAGGGCTGTCTCCTGCCTACTGCCCAGCAGGGCCTTGACCAGATCTGGCTGCTCCTTGCCATCTGCCTCGCATGCCGCCTCCTCTGGAGGCTTG GGTTGCCGTCCTACCTGAAGCATGCGAGCACCGTGGCAGGTGGATTCTTTAGCCTCTACCACTTCTTCCAGCTGCACATGGTTTGGGTCGTGCTGCTCAGCCTCCTGTGCTACCTCGTGCTGTTCCTCTGCCGACATTCCTCCCATCGAGGCGTCTTCCTCTCCGTCACCATCCTCATCTACCTGCTCATGGG tgagATGCACATGGTGGATACCGTGACATGGCACAAGATGAGAG GGGCCCAGATGATCGTGGCCATGAAGGCGGTGTCTCTGGGCTTCGACCTGGACCGGGGCGAGGTGGGTGCGGTGCCCTCGCCCATGGAGTTCATGGGCTACCTCTACTTCGTGGGCACCATCGTCTTTGGGCCCTGGATATCCTTCCACAGCTACCTGCAGGCTGTCCAAGGCCGCCCACTG AGCCGCCGCTGGCTGCAGAAGGTGGCCCGGAGCCTGGCGCTGGCCCTGCTGTGCCTTGTGCTGTCCACCTGTGTGGGCCCCTACCTCTTCCCATACTTCATCCCCCTCGACGGTGACCGCCTCCTTCGCAA CAAGAAACGCAAAGCCAG GGACCTGACGGTATCCAAGCCACTGAACGTGGAGCTGCCCCGGTCCATGGTGGAAGTTGTCACAAGCTGGAACCTACCCATGTCTTATTGGCTAAATAACT ATGTTTTCAAGAATGCTCTACGCCTGGGGACCTTCTCAGCCGTGCTGGTCACCTACGCAGCCAGTGCCCTCCTGCAC GGCTTCAGCTTCCATTTGGCTGCGGTGCTGCTGTCCCTGGCATTTATCACTTATGTGGAACATG TCCTCCGGAAGCGCCTGGCTCGGATCCTCAGTGCCTGCGTCTTGTCGAAACGATGCCCACCGAACTGTTCGCACCAGCATCGCTTG GGCCTGGGGGTACGAGTCTTAAACCTGCTCTTTGGGGCCCTGGCCATCTTCCACCTGGCCTACCTGGGCTCCCTGTTTGATGTCGATGTGGATGACACCACAGAGGAGCAG GGCTACGGCATGGCATACACTGTCCACAAGTGGTCAGAGCTCAGCTGGGCCAGTCACTGGGTCACTTTTGGATGTTGGATCTTCTATCGTCTCATAGGCTGA
- the PORCN gene encoding protein-serine O-palmitoleoyltransferase porcupine isoform X3, whose translation MATFSRQEFFQQLLQGCLLPTAQQGLDQIWLLLAICLACRLLWRLGLPSYLKHASTVAGGFFSLYHFFQLHMVWVVLLSLLCYLVLFLCRHSSHRGVFLSVTILIYLLMGEMHMVDTVTWHKMRGAQMIVAMKAVSLGFDLDRGEVGAVPSPMEFMGYLYFVGTIVFGPWISFHSYLQAVQGRPLSRRWLQKVARSLALALLCLVLSTCVGPYLFPYFIPLDGDRLLRKWLRAYESAVSFHFSNYFVGFLSEATATLAGAGFTEEKDHLEWDLTVSKPLNVELPRSMVEVVTSWNLPMSYWLNNYVFKNALRLGTFSAVLVTYAASALLHGFSFHLAAVLLSLAFITYVEHVLRKRLARILSACVLSKRCPPNCSHQHRLGLGVRVLNLLFGALAIFHLAYLGSLFDVDVDDTTEEQGYGMAYTVHKWSELSWASHWVTFGCWIFYRLIG comes from the exons ATGGCCACCTTCAGCCGCCAGGAATTCTTCCAGCAACTGCTACAGGGCTGTCTCCTGCCTACTGCCCAGCAGGGCCTTGACCAGATCTGGCTGCTCCTTGCCATCTGCCTCGCATGCCGCCTCCTCTGGAGGCTTG GGTTGCCGTCCTACCTGAAGCATGCGAGCACCGTGGCAGGTGGATTCTTTAGCCTCTACCACTTCTTCCAGCTGCACATGGTTTGGGTCGTGCTGCTCAGCCTCCTGTGCTACCTCGTGCTGTTCCTCTGCCGACATTCCTCCCATCGAGGCGTCTTCCTCTCCGTCACCATCCTCATCTACCTGCTCATGGG tgagATGCACATGGTGGATACCGTGACATGGCACAAGATGAGAG GGGCCCAGATGATCGTGGCCATGAAGGCGGTGTCTCTGGGCTTCGACCTGGACCGGGGCGAGGTGGGTGCGGTGCCCTCGCCCATGGAGTTCATGGGCTACCTCTACTTCGTGGGCACCATCGTCTTTGGGCCCTGGATATCCTTCCACAGCTACCTGCAGGCTGTCCAAGGCCGCCCACTG AGCCGCCGCTGGCTGCAGAAGGTGGCCCGGAGCCTGGCGCTGGCCCTGCTGTGCCTTGTGCTGTCCACCTGTGTGGGCCCCTACCTCTTCCCATACTTCATCCCCCTCGACGGTGACCGCCTCCTTCGCAA GTGGCTGCGAGCCTACGAGAGTGCTGTCTCCTTCCACTTCAGCAACTATTTTGTGGGCTTTCTGTCCGAGGCCACGGCCACGTTGGCAGGGGCTGGCTTCACCGAGGAGAAGGATCACCTGGAatg GGACCTGACGGTATCCAAGCCACTGAACGTGGAGCTGCCCCGGTCCATGGTGGAAGTTGTCACAAGCTGGAACCTACCCATGTCTTATTGGCTAAATAACT ATGTTTTCAAGAATGCTCTACGCCTGGGGACCTTCTCAGCCGTGCTGGTCACCTACGCAGCCAGTGCCCTCCTGCAC GGCTTCAGCTTCCATTTGGCTGCGGTGCTGCTGTCCCTGGCATTTATCACTTATGTGGAACATG TCCTCCGGAAGCGCCTGGCTCGGATCCTCAGTGCCTGCGTCTTGTCGAAACGATGCCCACCGAACTGTTCGCACCAGCATCGCTTG GGCCTGGGGGTACGAGTCTTAAACCTGCTCTTTGGGGCCCTGGCCATCTTCCACCTGGCCTACCTGGGCTCCCTGTTTGATGTCGATGTGGATGACACCACAGAGGAGCAG GGCTACGGCATGGCATACACTGTCCACAAGTGGTCAGAGCTCAGCTGGGCCAGTCACTGGGTCACTTTTGGATGTTGGATCTTCTATCGTCTCATAGGCTGA
- the LOC112673146 gene encoding 3-beta-hydroxysteroid-Delta(8),Delta(7)-isomerase, translating into MTTNASPLHPYWPRHLRLDNFVPNDCPTWHLLAGLFSVSGVLVVTTWLLSGRAAVIPLGTWRRLSLCWFAVCGFIHMVIEGWFSLYHEDLLGDQAFLSQLWKEYAKGDSRYILSDNFTICMETITACLWGPLSLWVVIAFLRQQPLRFILQLVVSVGQIYGDVLYFLTEHRDGFQHGEVGHPLYFWFYFVFMNGLWLVLPGILVLDSVKQLAHAQSVLDAKGTKAKSK; encoded by the exons ATGACCACCAATGCCAGCCCCTTGCACCCATATTGGCCTCGGCACTTGAGGCTGGACAACTTTGTGCCTAACGACTGCCCCACGTGGCATCTCCTGGCCggcctcttctctgtctctggggTCTTGGTTGTGACCACATGGCTGTTGTCAGGTCGTGCTGCGGTCATCCCCCTGGGGACGTGGCGGCGATTGTCCCTGTGCTGGTTTGCAGTGTGTGGGTTCATTCACATGGTGATTGAGGGCTGGTTCAGCCTTTATCACGAAGATCTTCTTGGAGACCAAGCTTTCTTGTCCCAACTCT GGAAAGAGTATGCCAAGGGAGACAGCCGATACATCCT GAGTGACAACTTTACGATATGCATGGAGACCATCACAGCTTGCCTTTGGGGACCACTTAGCCTGTGGGTGGTGATTGCCTTTCTCCGCCAGCAGCCCCTGCGCTTCATCTTACAACTTGTGGTCTCTGTGG GTCAGATCTATGGGGATGTGCTCTATTTCCTAACAGAGCACCGGGACGGATTCCAGCATGGGGAGGTGGGCCACCCGCTCTACTTCTGGTTTTACTTTGTCTTCATGAACGGCTTGTGGCTGGTGCTACCTGGAATCCTCGTGCTAGATTCTGTAAAGCAGCTTGCTCATGCCCAGAGCGTGCTGGATGCCAAAGGCACAAAAGCCAAGAGCAAGTAG